One Thermus sp. CCB_US3_UF1 DNA window includes the following coding sequences:
- a CDS encoding prepilin-type N-terminal cleavage/methylation domain-containing protein has product MTARGVSLIELAVVLALAGILALALSSLLLAGVRSQQETPLLQAQALAQDLRDRLGADLRNTTSTGVIALLGQSPTATSFIAEVQVGTGKVCVQYRLQASVLERRSWTGSCTSPTGTFSKALDPALLPFAAFCYDDPNAPGTVALMDAPCTLADLNGKGLTLRLSGRDYPFPPLVISLRSG; this is encoded by the coding sequence ATGACCGCCAGGGGAGTTTCCCTCATAGAGCTAGCCGTGGTTTTGGCCCTGGCCGGGATTTTGGCCCTGGCCCTATCCTCCCTTTTGCTAGCCGGCGTGCGAAGCCAGCAGGAAACCCCGCTCCTGCAGGCCCAGGCCCTGGCCCAGGACCTGCGGGACCGCCTGGGAGCGGACCTGCGCAACACCACCAGCACCGGGGTGATTGCCCTGCTGGGGCAAAGCCCAACCGCCACCAGCTTCATCGCCGAGGTCCAGGTGGGAACCGGCAAGGTCTGCGTCCAGTACCGCCTGCAAGCCTCGGTGTTGGAACGGCGAAGTTGGACGGGAAGCTGCACCAGCCCCACGGGTACCTTTAGCAAGGCCTTAGACCCCGCCCTCCTTCCCTTCGCGGCTTTTTGCTACGACGACCCCAACGCCCCGGGCACCGTGGCCCTGATGGACGCCCCCTGCACCCTAGCGGACCTAAACGGCAAGGGACTTACCCTTCGGCTTTCAGGGCGGGATTACCCCTTCCCGCCCCTGGTGATCTCCCTCCGGAGCGGTTAG
- a CDS encoding prepilin-type N-terminal cleavage/methylation domain-containing protein, whose translation MRQGFTLIELALVLLIVGVLVAVAVPRFLDLSLQAERAAAQKTLLALNSTVRILTVRLGRPPTLDEVWEALDSPYKKDVWEEPFLKRNPYGSYNYQIVLRYRPGREYCMDGYNPLGGLAEAGSPNEPRAQIVVFRPYTSGHGDYYQGEF comes from the coding sequence ATGCGACAGGGATTCACCCTAATAGAACTGGCCCTGGTCCTCCTCATCGTGGGGGTCCTGGTGGCCGTGGCCGTGCCCCGGTTCCTGGACCTCTCCTTACAGGCGGAGCGGGCCGCAGCCCAGAAAACCCTTTTGGCCTTGAACTCCACGGTGCGGATCCTCACGGTACGGCTAGGCCGCCCTCCCACCCTGGACGAGGTCTGGGAAGCCCTGGATTCACCCTATAAAAAAGACGTCTGGGAAGAACCTTTCCTAAAACGAAATCCATACGGCTCCTACAACTATCAGATCGTCCTCCGCTACCGCCCCGGAAGGGAATACTGCATGGACGGCTACAACCCCCTGGGCGGGCTGGCGGAAGCAGGAAGCCCCAACGAGCCCAGGGCGCAAATCGTGGTCTTCCGGCCCTACACCTCCGGGCATGGGGACTACTACCAGGGGGAGTTTTAG
- a CDS encoding O-antigen ligase, producing the protein MGTFVFAALLGLLLRRNNLPDPPKRNVSAPLWASVSFLAFGLAATVYSPQPIWSWTGYPSVGDGLRFWALGIAFAWSTYLALETGLLKPRLLVAALLLALGTHALAIFPQLFDWKLDYTQTSGQTYVRCFDLERSFCQENPNATASGIHRSHMPIGLTSHRGHAAGALALLSLFVAGLYVQRPNPKLLFLFALGALALWFTQTRGGWMALWGILLFLVLAFSVKRSALAPLAWHLLGIGLLTYGVYWGAGKLLPTEMRSFGELGASFDKVNTYTSGRLDLWQKALTAFPIRPLLGWGFDGYARAYPYGVDWNGKDRPLLPQGLKPPVQVVLGEDRLIYLEDRHGLRILAPAPYAKAHNLFLDLLLSVGILGGISYLLWLGLAIKQATWPKFPLLLVLLGYLLFGFTWYDSIHVTPIALLALGASFASETVWLKKE; encoded by the coding sequence ATGGGCACCTTTGTGTTTGCGGCCCTTTTGGGGCTTCTTCTCCGCAGAAACAACCTGCCCGATCCGCCAAAGAGGAATGTTTCCGCACCCCTTTGGGCATCCGTAAGCTTCCTCGCCTTTGGGTTAGCCGCCACCGTCTATTCTCCCCAACCCATCTGGAGCTGGACAGGTTACCCCAGCGTGGGGGACGGACTTCGCTTTTGGGCCCTGGGGATAGCCTTTGCTTGGAGCACTTACTTGGCCCTGGAAACAGGCCTTCTCAAACCCCGGCTTTTGGTGGCCGCCTTACTCCTGGCCCTAGGAACCCATGCTTTGGCCATTTTCCCCCAACTTTTCGATTGGAAATTAGACTATACACAAACTTCTGGACAAACCTATGTGCGCTGCTTTGACTTGGAAAGAAGCTTCTGCCAAGAAAACCCAAACGCAACCGCTTCTGGAATCCACCGAAGCCACATGCCTATAGGCCTTACTTCCCATCGGGGTCATGCGGCTGGCGCTTTAGCCCTTCTAAGCCTTTTTGTTGCCGGTCTCTATGTCCAAAGACCAAACCCCAAACTTCTTTTTCTCTTCGCCCTGGGAGCCCTTGCCCTCTGGTTTACGCAGACCCGCGGTGGATGGATGGCGCTTTGGGGCATCCTCCTTTTTCTGGTCTTAGCTTTCTCCGTGAAGCGCTCTGCCTTAGCCCCCCTTGCCTGGCATCTTTTGGGGATAGGCCTTCTCACCTATGGTGTTTACTGGGGAGCCGGCAAGCTTTTGCCAACAGAGATGCGGTCTTTCGGGGAACTTGGGGCTTCTTTTGACAAAGTAAACACTTATACTTCTGGCCGTTTGGATTTATGGCAAAAAGCTCTGACGGCCTTCCCCATTAGGCCCCTTTTGGGCTGGGGATTTGACGGTTACGCTCGTGCCTACCCGTATGGCGTGGACTGGAACGGTAAAGACCGCCCTTTGCTTCCCCAGGGACTTAAACCCCCGGTACAGGTGGTGCTCGGGGAAGATCGGCTGATTTATTTGGAAGACCGCCACGGTCTTCGCATACTTGCTCCAGCTCCTTATGCCAAGGCTCATAACCTGTTCTTGGACCTGCTTCTTTCGGTGGGCATCCTGGGGGGGATCTCCTACCTTTTGTGGCTGGGGCTGGCCATCAAACAGGCAACCTGGCCGAAATTTCCTCTCCTTTTGGTCCTGCTAGGCTACTTGCTTTTTGGGTTCACCTGGTACGACAGCATTCACGTAACCCCCATTGCCCTGTTGGCCCTGGGCGCCTCTTTCGCCAGCGAAACCGTATGGCTAAAGAAGGAATAA
- a CDS encoding type II secretion system protein, producing the protein MKAKGFTLIELAIVIVIIGILVAIAVPRFVDLSGDAKDAAVQATASSVRSAYAIYVAQNKDYPDYCSDVLNGLEGVNIGSGSSSVTLAGNVVVSCANANPAAGNADISVYATGAKTYNSATNALKVNLRFK; encoded by the coding sequence ATGAAGGCTAAAGGCTTTACCCTGATCGAGCTGGCCATCGTGATCGTGATCATCGGCATCCTGGTGGCCATCGCTGTACCCAGGTTTGTAGACCTGTCGGGCGACGCAAAGGACGCTGCGGTACAAGCCACCGCCAGCTCCGTGCGCTCGGCCTACGCCATCTATGTAGCCCAGAACAAGGACTATCCCGACTACTGCTCCGACGTGCTCAACGGGTTGGAAGGGGTCAATATAGGTAGCGGATCCTCCAGCGTAACCCTGGCGGGCAATGTGGTGGTCTCCTGCGCTAACGCAAATCCTGCGGCTGGCAACGCGGACATTTCCGTCTACGCCACCGGGGCCAAGACCTACAACTCGGCTACGAATGCCTTAAAGGTCAACTTGCGTTTCAAATAG
- a CDS encoding VanW family protein: MRVGLAWALAFLLGGMGAKGSPMEALLVLQEEAIEEGRLLTYTGVQRYPVASEGELLALLKRLARPPRPPRFILQDGRWRGVEKKGLSFDEAEVLAAYRQALAAGQGSFRLPVRYTPPQPSLKALYALGVREHLATGETDFRGSSRARLHNLLLASSKLDGLLIPPGPFSFHQALGPVSEEAGYREAFVIVGDRTEQGIGGGVCQVSTTLFRAFFFAGLPILERHAHSYQVAYYKPTGLDAAVIAPHKDLRVLNDTPGHLWVQRSVVGTRLRFHLFGTKDREVRWEGPFVSERKPPLPPKEVLDPSLPPGVRQQVDFAAEGARVEVRRTVRYRDGRVREERLLSLYRPWGAVYRVGPTPPAKAPPSPPAGGGGARSP; encoded by the coding sequence ATGCGGGTGGGTTTGGCCTGGGCCCTGGCCTTCCTCTTGGGGGGCATGGGGGCGAAGGGTTCCCCAATGGAAGCCCTCCTGGTTTTACAGGAAGAGGCCATAGAGGAGGGCCGCCTCCTGACCTACACCGGGGTCCAGCGCTACCCCGTGGCCTCGGAAGGGGAGCTCTTGGCCCTGCTTAAGCGGCTTGCCCGCCCCCCCCGGCCCCCCCGGTTCATCCTGCAGGATGGAAGGTGGCGGGGGGTGGAGAAGAAGGGCCTGTCCTTTGACGAGGCCGAGGTCCTGGCCGCCTACCGCCAGGCCCTGGCCGCGGGCCAGGGAAGCTTCCGCCTGCCCGTGCGTTACACCCCGCCCCAACCCAGCCTGAAGGCCCTTTACGCCCTGGGGGTGCGGGAACACCTGGCCACGGGGGAGACGGACTTTCGCGGTTCCAGCCGGGCCCGGCTGCACAACCTCCTCCTGGCCTCCAGCAAGCTGGACGGCCTCCTCATCCCCCCGGGGCCTTTTTCCTTCCACCAGGCCCTGGGCCCGGTGAGCGAAGAGGCAGGGTACCGGGAAGCCTTCGTCATCGTGGGGGACCGGACCGAACAGGGGATTGGGGGTGGGGTCTGCCAGGTTTCCACCACCCTGTTTCGCGCCTTCTTCTTCGCGGGCCTCCCCATCCTGGAGCGCCACGCCCACAGCTACCAGGTGGCCTACTACAAGCCCACCGGTTTGGATGCCGCGGTCATCGCCCCCCACAAGGACCTTCGCGTGCTCAACGACACCCCGGGCCACCTCTGGGTCCAGCGCTCGGTGGTGGGCACCCGGCTTCGCTTCCACCTCTTCGGCACCAAGGACCGGGAAGTGCGCTGGGAAGGCCCCTTTGTCTCCGAGCGCAAGCCTCCCCTCCCCCCCAAGGAGGTGCTGGACCCCTCCCTGCCCCCGGGGGTGCGCCAGCAGGTGGACTTCGCCGCCGAGGGGGCCCGGGTGGAGGTGCGCCGCACCGTGCGCTACCGGGATGGCCGGGTGCGGGAGGAGAGGCTGCTGAGCCTTTACCGTCCCTGGGGGGCGGTCTACCGGGTGGGGCCTACCCCACCTGCAAAAGCACCGCCTTCTCCACCGGCAGGAGGCGGTGGGGCTCGCTCACCTTAG
- the topA gene encoding type I DNA topoisomerase → MLGAGYEVRASRGHVADLPERELGVDVERGFAPTYEVKKDKKPVVEELKRAAQGRRLLIATDPDREGEAIGWHLARLLGRDPQEPLRVEFHEITPKVVREAVARPRPIDQNLVDAQQARRVLDRLLGYNLSPLLSLEFRKRALSAGRVQSVALRLVVEREEAIEAFRPEAYWTLEGRFAVEGQELAASLHEVEGRRLWTGQGDKEGRLHLQSEAEAQALAEAMRGLPFRVAQVETKERRKAPPPPFTTSTLQQAASSRLGYTASRTMRIAQRLYEGVDLPEGTVGLITYMRTDSVRVSPEALQAAREAIAQAFGPAYLPESPRVYKNRREGVQDAHEAIRPTDPRRTPEGVRPYLSEEEYRLYDLIWRRFLASQMREALYDQTVVLLQDQGEKPRFTFRAAGSVLRFEGYLKAWGREGEEEEEAPVPAVAQGAEARLLGVRPEGHTTEPPPRYTDASLVKAMEELGIGRPSTYAPTLETLEKRGYVERKGRTLLPTLLGRQVTRYLKERFPQVVAYEFTARMEDRLDQIEEGKAPWPQVVWEFYEPFLGELAQVPKKACPRCGRPLELKVSRFGQFLGCTGYPGCTYTEPLEKKEAEAIGEVCPRCGRPLLRKEGRYGSFIACSGYPECDYTRDDGKATGHTCPKCGGRVLEKRSRRGKPYYRCESCDFLSFYPLLDKPCPACGWPLAGKGEGACLNPSCPAHDPRLQPSPREERTKASGKGGKPKGKARASSPKPPQDWGDLIPFLPELPPEERQAVEALAQGEALSEEGAKLAKRALFKLRMRKGRARKEVAPT, encoded by the coding sequence ATGCTGGGGGCGGGATACGAGGTGCGGGCCAGCCGCGGCCACGTGGCCGACCTGCCCGAGCGGGAGCTGGGGGTGGACGTGGAGCGGGGCTTCGCCCCCACCTACGAGGTGAAAAAGGACAAGAAGCCGGTGGTGGAGGAGCTCAAGCGGGCCGCCCAGGGCAGGCGGCTCCTCATCGCCACCGACCCCGATCGAGAAGGGGAGGCCATCGGCTGGCACCTGGCCAGGCTCCTGGGCCGCGACCCCCAGGAACCCCTAAGGGTGGAGTTCCACGAGATCACCCCCAAGGTGGTGCGGGAGGCCGTGGCCAGGCCCCGCCCCATTGACCAGAACCTGGTGGACGCCCAGCAGGCCCGCCGGGTCCTGGACCGCCTTTTGGGCTACAACCTCTCCCCCCTCCTTTCCCTGGAGTTCCGCAAGCGGGCCCTCTCCGCGGGCCGGGTGCAGAGCGTGGCCCTGAGGCTGGTGGTGGAGCGGGAGGAGGCCATAGAGGCCTTCCGCCCCGAGGCCTACTGGACCTTGGAGGGCCGCTTCGCCGTGGAGGGGCAGGAGCTGGCCGCAAGCCTCCATGAGGTGGAGGGAAGGCGGCTTTGGACGGGGCAAGGGGATAAGGAGGGCCGGCTCCACCTGCAAAGCGAGGCCGAGGCCCAGGCCCTGGCCGAGGCCATGCGGGGCCTGCCCTTCCGCGTGGCCCAGGTGGAGACCAAGGAGCGCCGCAAGGCCCCCCCACCCCCCTTCACCACCTCCACCCTGCAGCAGGCCGCCAGCAGCCGCTTGGGCTACACGGCCAGCCGCACCATGCGCATCGCCCAGCGCCTCTACGAGGGGGTGGACCTCCCCGAGGGCACCGTGGGCCTCATCACCTACATGCGCACGGACTCCGTGCGGGTGTCCCCGGAAGCCCTCCAGGCGGCCCGGGAGGCCATCGCCCAAGCCTTCGGTCCCGCCTACCTGCCCGAGTCTCCCAGGGTCTACAAAAACCGCCGGGAAGGGGTCCAGGACGCCCACGAGGCCATCCGGCCCACCGACCCCAGGCGCACCCCGGAGGGGGTACGCCCCTACCTCTCCGAGGAGGAGTACCGGCTTTACGACCTCATCTGGCGCCGCTTCCTGGCCAGCCAGATGCGGGAAGCCCTGTACGACCAGACGGTGGTCCTGCTGCAGGACCAAGGGGAGAAGCCCCGCTTCACCTTCCGCGCCGCCGGCTCGGTGCTGCGGTTTGAGGGGTACCTGAAGGCCTGGGGCCGGGAAGGGGAGGAGGAAGAGGAGGCCCCGGTGCCCGCCGTGGCCCAGGGGGCTGAGGCCAGGCTCCTAGGGGTGAGGCCGGAAGGCCACACCACCGAGCCCCCGCCCCGCTACACCGACGCCAGCCTGGTCAAGGCCATGGAGGAGCTGGGCATCGGACGGCCATCCACCTACGCCCCCACCCTGGAAACCCTGGAGAAGCGGGGCTATGTGGAGCGCAAGGGCCGCACCCTTCTCCCCACCCTCTTGGGGCGGCAGGTCACCCGTTACCTCAAGGAACGTTTTCCCCAGGTGGTGGCCTACGAGTTCACCGCCCGCATGGAGGACCGCCTGGACCAGATAGAGGAGGGTAAGGCCCCCTGGCCCCAGGTGGTGTGGGAGTTTTACGAGCCCTTCCTGGGGGAGCTGGCCCAGGTGCCCAAGAAGGCCTGCCCCCGGTGTGGCCGCCCCCTGGAGCTCAAGGTGAGCCGCTTCGGGCAGTTTCTGGGGTGCACCGGCTACCCGGGGTGCACCTACACCGAGCCCCTGGAGAAAAAGGAGGCCGAGGCCATCGGGGAAGTCTGCCCCCGGTGTGGCCGTCCCCTCCTGCGCAAGGAGGGGCGTTATGGCAGCTTCATCGCCTGCTCGGGCTATCCGGAATGCGACTACACCCGGGACGATGGGAAGGCCACCGGCCACACCTGTCCCAAGTGCGGGGGAAGGGTGCTGGAGAAGCGAAGCCGCCGGGGTAAACCCTACTACCGGTGCGAAAGCTGCGATTTCCTCTCCTTTTACCCCTTGCTGGACAAACCCTGCCCCGCCTGCGGCTGGCCCCTGGCGGGAAAGGGGGAAGGGGCCTGCCTCAACCCCAGTTGCCCCGCCCATGACCCCAGGCTGCAGCCAAGCCCCCGGGAGGAAAGGACCAAGGCTTCCGGCAAGGGGGGCAAGCCCAAGGGGAAGGCCAGGGCTTCCTCCCCCAAGCCCCCACAGGACTGGGGGGACCTCATCCCCTTCCTGCCCGAGCTTCCCCCGGAAGAGCGCCAGGCGGTGGAGGCCCTGGCCCAGGGGGAGGCCCTATCCGAGGAAGGGGCCAAGCTGGCCAAACGCGCCCTTTTCAAGCTGCGCATGCGCAAGGGGCGGGCCAGGAAGGAGGTAGCCCCCACCTGA
- a CDS encoding acetyl-CoA hydrolase/transferase family protein: MSYRKKLTSPEDAVGLIRSGMRVFVSGNAATPTPLLKALAARKDELENVELVHLLQMGEDPFAAPEMEGHFRRRSLFVGPADREAVNQGRADYVPITLHQVPWLFKRRVLPLDAAIVQVSPPDEHGFCSLGVEVIATKAALEAAPIVIAMVNPRMPRTLGDTFVHVSRFSAIVELDWPLPELKREGFGEVERKIGEHVASLIEDGATLQMGIGAIPDAVLASLTGRRDLGVHTEMISDGVLEAFEKGLITGARKTLHPGKVIGTFVLGSERLYRFVHDNPLFELHPTDYVNDPFVVAQNRKMVAINSAIEVDLTGQVVADSIGTRIYSGFGGQLDFIRGAARSEGGKPIIALPSTAKGHSRIVPYLKPGAGVVTTRADVHYVVTEWGIAELFGRSLRERALALIGVAHPDFREELMKAAWERKLLPRSYPGASLPAKDEPRS, translated from the coding sequence ATGAGTTACCGCAAAAAGCTCACCTCCCCCGAGGACGCCGTGGGGCTCATCCGCTCCGGCATGCGGGTCTTCGTTTCCGGCAACGCCGCCACCCCCACCCCCCTTCTCAAGGCCCTGGCCGCCCGCAAGGACGAGCTGGAGAACGTGGAACTGGTCCACCTCCTGCAGATGGGGGAGGATCCCTTCGCCGCCCCGGAGATGGAGGGCCACTTCCGGCGGCGTTCCCTCTTCGTGGGCCCTGCGGACCGGGAAGCGGTGAACCAGGGCCGGGCCGATTACGTGCCCATCACTCTCCACCAGGTGCCCTGGCTCTTCAAGCGGCGGGTCCTGCCCCTGGATGCGGCCATCGTCCAGGTCTCCCCTCCCGACGAGCACGGCTTCTGCTCCCTGGGGGTGGAGGTCATCGCCACCAAGGCGGCCCTCGAGGCCGCCCCCATCGTGATCGCCATGGTGAACCCCAGGATGCCTAGGACCCTGGGGGACACCTTCGTCCACGTCTCCCGCTTCAGCGCCATCGTGGAGCTGGACTGGCCCCTACCCGAGCTGAAGCGGGAGGGGTTTGGCGAGGTGGAGCGGAAAATCGGGGAGCACGTGGCTAGCCTCATTGAGGACGGGGCCACCTTGCAGATGGGCATCGGGGCCATTCCCGATGCCGTCTTGGCCAGCCTCACGGGCCGGCGGGACCTCGGGGTGCACACGGAGATGATCTCCGACGGGGTCCTCGAGGCCTTTGAGAAGGGCCTCATCACGGGGGCCAGGAAAACCCTGCACCCGGGCAAGGTCATCGGCACCTTTGTCCTGGGCTCGGAAAGGCTCTACCGCTTCGTCCACGACAACCCCCTTTTTGAGCTCCACCCCACGGACTACGTCAACGACCCCTTCGTGGTGGCCCAGAACCGCAAGATGGTGGCCATCAACTCCGCCATCGAGGTGGACCTCACCGGCCAGGTGGTGGCCGACTCCATCGGCACCCGCATCTACTCGGGCTTCGGCGGCCAGCTGGACTTCATCCGCGGGGCTGCCCGGAGCGAAGGGGGAAAGCCCATCATCGCCCTCCCCTCCACCGCCAAGGGGCATAGCCGCATCGTCCCCTACCTGAAGCCCGGGGCCGGGGTGGTCACCACCCGGGCCGACGTGCACTACGTGGTCACCGAGTGGGGGATCGCCGAGCTCTTTGGCCGCTCCTTGCGGGAACGGGCCTTAGCCCTCATCGGGGTAGCCCACCCCGACTTCCGGGAAGAGCTGATGAAGGCGGCCTGGGAGCGGAAACTCCTGCCCCGAAGCTACCCCGGGGCCTCCCTCCCGGCCAAGGACGAGCCCCGGTCTTGA
- a CDS encoding alanine dehydrogenase, with protein sequence MDFGLPKERARLKTLPPFGEEVREGRVALTPQGVRELSARGHRVYVERGAGEAAGFPDAAYEEAGARLVSREEAFRRGEVVLKVARPTQEEVALLRPGAAVMAFLHLAVAESALVEAMAAKGLTAIGYELVGNEGKRPVLKAMSEIAGRLAPQLAGRLLEAPTGPGVLLSGLPGIPPADVVILGAGTLGRAAARAFLGAGASVYLLDKDLPALEKAAREAPGAVTALVTQSRLERYVGFADVLVGAVAVPGEKTPVLLSRELLARMRKGAVLLDFAIDQGGIAETSRPGVYQELGITHFCLPNVPALVPRTASHALTATLLPFLLQLEDDPLRVPELRQGAYLLLGQKGGHLE encoded by the coding sequence ATGGACTTTGGCCTACCCAAGGAACGCGCGCGCCTAAAAACCCTCCCCCCCTTCGGCGAGGAGGTGCGGGAAGGCCGGGTGGCCCTCACCCCCCAGGGGGTGCGGGAGCTTTCCGCCCGGGGCCACCGGGTCTACGTGGAACGGGGAGCAGGGGAAGCCGCCGGGTTTCCCGATGCCGCTTACGAGGAGGCGGGGGCCCGGCTGGTGAGCCGGGAGGAGGCCTTCCGCCGGGGCGAGGTGGTGCTGAAGGTGGCCCGGCCCACCCAGGAAGAGGTAGCCCTCCTGCGCCCCGGGGCCGCGGTCATGGCCTTTTTGCACCTGGCGGTGGCCGAGTCGGCCCTGGTGGAGGCCATGGCGGCCAAGGGGCTCACGGCCATCGGCTACGAGCTGGTGGGGAATGAGGGGAAGCGCCCGGTCCTCAAGGCCATGAGCGAGATCGCTGGCCGCCTGGCCCCGCAGCTGGCAGGGCGGCTCCTCGAGGCCCCCACGGGCCCAGGGGTGCTGCTCTCCGGCCTGCCCGGCATCCCCCCGGCGGACGTGGTCATCCTGGGGGCGGGCACCCTGGGCCGGGCCGCCGCCCGGGCCTTTTTGGGGGCCGGGGCCTCGGTCTACCTCCTGGACAAGGACCTCCCCGCCCTGGAGAAAGCCGCCCGCGAGGCCCCCGGGGCGGTGACCGCCCTGGTCACCCAAAGCCGCCTGGAGCGGTATGTGGGCTTCGCCGACGTGCTGGTGGGGGCGGTGGCCGTGCCCGGGGAAAAGACCCCGGTGCTCCTGAGCCGGGAGCTCCTGGCCCGCATGCGCAAGGGGGCGGTCCTCCTGGACTTCGCCATTGACCAGGGAGGGATTGCCGAGACCAGCCGGCCAGGGGTCTACCAGGAACTGGGCATCACCCACTTCTGCCTGCCCAACGTGCCCGCCCTGGTGCCCCGGACCGCCAGCCACGCCCTCACCGCCACCCTTTTGCCCTTTTTGCTCCAGCTGGAGGACGACCCCTTGCGGGTGCCCGAGCTGCGCCAGGGGGCCTACCTCCTCCTGGGCCAGAAAGGAGGCCACCTCGAATGA
- a CDS encoding DUF456 domain-containing protein yields the protein MEALADWLFVAFWVAGVGLTLLPFVPATLIILLGAFLHELLLGFRELSVGAWLALGVLALLAMTLDNVAALLGARRYGAGRAGLWGAFLGGVLGLFLGVVGVLVLPFLLAWLLEYLSGRRPDEALRAAWGTLVGLLGGVVAKTLVHVAMGLLVLRAIF from the coding sequence GTGGAGGCCTTAGCCGACTGGCTCTTCGTGGCCTTTTGGGTGGCCGGGGTGGGCCTCACCCTCCTCCCCTTTGTGCCCGCCACCCTCATCATCCTCCTGGGGGCCTTCCTCCACGAGCTTCTCCTGGGCTTCCGGGAGCTTTCCGTGGGCGCTTGGCTGGCCCTGGGGGTCCTGGCCCTTTTGGCCATGACCCTGGACAACGTGGCGGCCCTCCTGGGGGCCAGGCGATACGGGGCGGGCCGGGCGGGGCTCTGGGGGGCCTTCCTGGGAGGGGTGCTGGGCCTTTTCCTGGGGGTGGTGGGGGTCCTGGTCCTCCCCTTCCTCCTGGCCTGGCTTTTGGAATATCTTTCGGGAAGAAGGCCGGATGAGGCCCTTAGGGCGGCCTGGGGCACCCTGGTGGGCCTCCTGGGGGGGGTGGTGGCCAAGACCCTGGTCCACGTGGCCATGGGCCTCTTGGTCCTCCGGGCCATCTTCTAG
- a CDS encoding glutaredoxin family protein, with protein sequence MLPPMELVFLTREGCGLCERAERALWTLGVPYVRRLVDQEPQLLARYAWRVPVLLVGEEPLLEGAFTEKELLALWPNLEGR encoded by the coding sequence ATGCTTCCCCCCATGGAGCTGGTCTTCCTCACCCGGGAGGGGTGCGGCCTATGCGAGCGGGCGGAACGGGCCCTCTGGACCTTAGGGGTGCCCTATGTCCGCCGCCTGGTGGACCAGGAGCCCCAACTCCTGGCCCGCTACGCGTGGCGGGTGCCGGTCCTCCTTGTGGGGGAGGAGCCCCTCCTGGAGGGGGCTTTTACGGAAAAGGAGCTTCTCGCCCTTTGGCCAAACCTTGAAGGGAGGTAA
- the lgt gene encoding prolipoprotein diacylglyceryl transferase, whose protein sequence is MIQIGPLRIQWYGFLLTLAIFLGFELAKRRLRAWGLDAEKFETVAFWAVVFGVVGARLGYVLTSPGYFLENPLEILYIWHGGLSFHGAILGGALVFLYYHRRRGYPLWPYLDAATPGVALGILAGRIGNLMNGSDTAGRLTTLPIGFTWPEWAKGFPGICPGIDDIAQVYSCQELLRGPVHLTQVYGALVGLILLPLALAWLRKRPFDGYAFWQFLLWYSVLRSVLEEPFRLNPLWLPVYRNDELGIGLFTATQVVSLPLILLALYMLRRLGQRAKALG, encoded by the coding sequence ATGATCCAGATCGGTCCCCTGCGCATCCAGTGGTACGGCTTTCTCCTCACCCTGGCCATCTTCCTGGGGTTTGAGCTGGCCAAGCGCCGCCTTAGGGCCTGGGGGCTGGATGCGGAAAAGTTTGAAACCGTGGCCTTCTGGGCGGTGGTCTTTGGGGTGGTGGGGGCCAGGCTGGGCTATGTCCTCACCTCCCCCGGGTACTTCCTGGAAAACCCCCTGGAGATCCTCTACATCTGGCACGGGGGCCTTTCCTTCCACGGGGCCATCCTGGGGGGGGCCCTGGTCTTCCTCTACTACCACCGCCGGCGGGGGTACCCCCTTTGGCCCTACCTGGACGCCGCCACCCCCGGGGTGGCCCTGGGCATCCTTGCCGGGCGCATCGGCAACCTGATGAATGGCTCCGACACCGCAGGCCGCCTCACCACCCTGCCCATCGGCTTTACCTGGCCGGAGTGGGCCAAGGGCTTCCCCGGGATCTGCCCGGGGATTGACGATATCGCCCAGGTGTACAGCTGCCAGGAGCTCCTGCGGGGCCCGGTGCACCTCACCCAGGTCTACGGGGCCCTGGTGGGCCTCATCCTCCTGCCCCTGGCCTTGGCTTGGCTGCGGAAGAGGCCCTTTGACGGCTATGCCTTCTGGCAGTTCCTCCTTTGGTACAGCGTCTTGCGCTCGGTCCTGGAGGAGCCTTTCCGCCTCAACCCCTTGTGGCTTCCCGTCTACCGGAACGACGAGCTGGGCATCGGCCTTTTCACCGCCACCCAGGTGGTGAGCCTCCCCCTCATCCTTCTTGCCCTGTACATGCTCCGGCGCCTGGGCCAAAGAGCCAAGGCCCTGGGGTAG